GCCATTGCGCTAGAGCAGGGGCTGCGGCAGGCTGGGGCCACCTCGGCCTTTGATGTGATCGTCGCCAGCGGGGTGCGCGGTGCGCTGCCACACGGTACAGCCAGCGACAAGGTGATCGAAGATGGCGACCTGGTCACGGTGGACTTTGGCGCCAACCTGAACGGCTACAACTCCGACATGACCCGTACGGTGGCCGTGGGTCAGCCCTCGGACGAACTGAAACGTATCTACAACGCGGTGCTGGAAGCCGAGGAAGCGGCGGTTCAGGCCATCAAGCCTGGCATGAAGGCTGGCGATCTGGACGCGGTGGCCCGCGACATTCTGGAAGGTCATGGCTTGGGTGAAGCTTTCGCGCACTCGCTGGGTCACGGGGTGGGCCTGGTCGTTCACGAAGGCCCCCGTCTGTCCAAGGGCAGTGAGGATGTGCTGAAGCCTGGCATGGTGATTACCATTGAGCCGGGTGCTTACGTTGAGGGCCTGGGTGGTGTGCGTATTGAAGACCTGGTGCTGGTCACTGAAGACGGCTACGAAGTGCTGAGCCACTCGCCCAAAGAGCAGGTCTGATTCTCCCCTTTCCGGCCCTGAGCTGATGGGCCGGAGTGTTA
The sequence above is a segment of the Deinococcus radiophilus genome. Coding sequences within it:
- a CDS encoding M24 family metallopeptidase; amino-acid sequence: MQQRLERIRAALGREGTQALWVSSPASVRYLSGFTHPEDGRMLITPTQAVLYTDSRYTVQAREDVNEGVEVVIAAPQKALEDAAPKVEGMKVAVEGTHLTVSALEKLKEAWKVQLHPSEGVVENLRLIKAEDEVEGVRAAQDLADRVFAAVRPQIKAGAREVDVAIALEQGLRQAGATSAFDVIVASGVRGALPHGTASDKVIEDGDLVTVDFGANLNGYNSDMTRTVAVGQPSDELKRIYNAVLEAEEAAVQAIKPGMKAGDLDAVARDILEGHGLGEAFAHSLGHGVGLVVHEGPRLSKGSEDVLKPGMVITIEPGAYVEGLGGVRIEDLVLVTEDGYEVLSHSPKEQV